Proteins encoded by one window of Ignavibacteriota bacterium:
- a CDS encoding T9SS type A sorting domain-containing protein — MLRVENIDEVNIHQLQDYTYYKSDNGSYDFIIHYDELQNFSQMFINYDILTENLEAELNRKLRKSNISEIKLSNEYFRLGSVSGYFTYYEIYSEFDRMMELFPDFVSKNLEGYSIEGRPIFSYCFGNNACFSDNIFPQVLITSLIHAREPGSVFTLIYYFWDLLARFENGEELARNLLSNRHIYVIPNLNPDGVVFNETNYPQGGGLWRKNRRVTSDSTFGVDINRNFGPLQAWDAPNNGSSLLMRSDTYRGTEPFSEPETRIMRDFLKNKNFRIGVNYHSFANAVFYPYSYLSRENPDSNFYRYFLTDNYYNNRYLFGLDLDVINYPTRGSSDDFLYMGNDDFEGFLAMTCEVGNPIEGFWSPIEISLENAKQNIKYLDNLIISAGQNISVFDKDVYIKNNKYYIRLTLANIGYENLPEFDVKIFQPENLIYFASDMKRLPALIRGDTASVEFEYHPLSVANGSIIDFQITAYLDFEKKEQFKLQIFDYDETDLFDESIKYSFDKDWHYSIDGSNTKVLKSNFGDTYKQNIESKAEFDLQDAASDKSLYTLRFRHKFGIEANYDFGLIFAENHFGANVNPHFGENLVKGRTRPGSRQSDLLFGFHGSFKEWLPQTLYLNDTADIFNKISFNLWTDKGVNKSGWIIGDLKLRKFSPDKTSIIEPSKNEYFRIYPNPILNGEFVLVSDISITNAELQVVSINGKVVFAENFELVKGENRIISNNISNGKYFIVIKCPNKNYLIPFTVIN; from the coding sequence TTGTTGCGTGTTGAAAATATTGATGAGGTCAATATACATCAACTTCAAGATTATACATATTACAAATCTGATAACGGAAGTTATGATTTTATCATACATTATGATGAACTTCAGAATTTCAGTCAAATGTTTATTAATTATGACATATTAACAGAAAATCTTGAAGCGGAATTAAACAGGAAACTCAGAAAAAGCAACATAAGCGAAATTAAATTATCAAATGAATATTTCAGGCTTGGCTCAGTAAGCGGATATTTTACTTATTATGAAATTTATTCAGAATTTGACCGAATGATGGAGCTTTTTCCTGATTTCGTATCGAAGAATCTGGAAGGGTATTCAATCGAAGGTAGACCGATTTTTTCTTATTGTTTTGGAAATAACGCTTGCTTTAGTGATAATATCTTCCCGCAGGTTTTGATAACATCATTAATTCATGCACGTGAGCCGGGTTCTGTTTTTACTTTGATTTATTACTTCTGGGATTTATTAGCCAGATTTGAAAATGGTGAAGAGCTCGCCCGAAATTTACTGTCAAATCGCCACATTTATGTTATTCCGAACCTAAATCCTGACGGTGTGGTATTCAATGAAACTAATTATCCGCAAGGCGGCGGATTATGGCGAAAGAACCGTAGAGTGACATCTGATAGCACTTTTGGAGTTGATATAAACAGAAATTTTGGTCCACTACAAGCATGGGATGCACCTAACAACGGCTCCTCGTTATTGATGAGATCTGATACTTATCGTGGGACGGAACCATTCTCAGAGCCTGAAACCCGAATAATGAGAGATTTTTTAAAAAATAAAAATTTTCGCATTGGTGTGAATTACCATTCTTTTGCAAATGCTGTTTTCTATCCTTATTCGTATTTAAGCAGAGAAAATCCTGATTCGAACTTTTACAGATATTTTCTCACTGACAATTATTACAATAATCGCTATCTTTTCGGATTGGATTTGGATGTAATTAATTATCCGACAAGGGGCAGTTCTGATGATTTCTTGTATATGGGAAATGATGATTTCGAGGGATTTCTGGCTATGACTTGTGAAGTTGGGAATCCAATTGAAGGATTTTGGTCGCCTATAGAAATATCATTAGAAAATGCTAAGCAAAATATCAAATATCTGGATAATTTAATTATTTCAGCTGGTCAGAATATTTCTGTGTTTGATAAAGATGTTTATATAAAAAATAATAAATATTATATCAGGCTTACTTTGGCTAATATTGGTTATGAGAATCTGCCTGAATTTGATGTAAAAATATTTCAGCCTGAAAATTTAATATATTTCGCATCTGATATGAAAAGGCTGCCTGCACTTATCAGAGGTGATACTGCATCGGTTGAATTTGAATATCATCCACTATCTGTTGCAAACGGCAGTATAATTGATTTTCAAATTACTGCTTATTTGGATTTTGAGAAGAAAGAACAATTCAAGTTGCAAATATTCGATTATGATGAGACAGATTTGTTTGATGAGAGTATCAAATATTCTTTTGATAAAGATTGGCATTATTCGATTGATGGCAGTAATACAAAAGTATTGAAAAGTAATTTTGGCGATACTTATAAACAGAACATCGAATCTAAAGCTGAATTTGACTTGCAGGATGCTGCTTCTGATAAGAGCTTATATACTTTAAGATTCCGACATAAGTTTGGAATTGAAGCAAATTACGATTTCGGATTGATTTTTGCTGAAAATCATTTCGGTGCTAATGTCAATCCTCATTTTGGAGAAAATCTTGTAAAAGGCAGAACAAGACCGGGTTCCAGACAATCTGATCTATTGTTTGGTTTCCATGGAAGTTTTAAAGAATGGTTGCCTCAGACTTTGTACTTAAATGATACTGCAGATATTTTCAATAAAATTTCATTTAACCTATGGACTGATAAGGGTGTTAATAAGTCAGGCTGGATAATCGGTGATTTGAAGCTTAGAAAGTTTTCTCCGGATAAAACTAGTATTATTGAACCTTCTAAAAACGAATATTTCAGAATTTATCCAAATCCTATTTTGAATGGTGAATTTGTACTAGTTTCAGATATAAGCATTACAAATGCGGAATTACAAGTTGTATCAATTAACGGTAAAGTGGTTTTTGCAGAGAATTTTGAGTTGGTGAAAGGAGAAAATCGAATTATTTCAAATAATATTTCCAATGGGAAATATTTTATAGTAATTAAATGCCCGAATAAAAATTATTTAATCCCTTTTACAGTAATTAATTAG
- a CDS encoding T9SS type A sorting domain-containing protein, which yields MKTIYLILLLVTVSNNLYSKTLQVGGGKEYATIRLAALQAEAGDTIFVYGGVHQGGMLISKLQGTADLRIFIIGQPDTEVIIRGGGNSIQFSDAKYVEIQGLIIENQTSNGMNIDDGGDYSTPAEFITISDCIFRDISATGNNDLLKMSGVDNFIIKSCIFENGSAGGSGVDMVGCHNGKIQNCIFKNMGSNAIQAKGGTQYIEIYANYFENCGQRTLNLGGSTGLQYFRPIDAKFEAADLQVYSNIFIGSLAPIAYVGSVRVDVINNTIINPERWVIRILQETVDESRFEKCGNNRFENNIIYFGNISTETNVGTNTAPETFTFRNNYWYNHQNPNWQGPNLPATEINQVVGLDPFFENFTNNDFRLKAASSARSYITYTGMPIQDYSGNNYLQPRSAGAFEFNDNTVVKESKESLFVITPNPASDFITIQLRNKGLQPFAADRVQIFDMLGLEVISTPSASQPPTGEGNLRIDVSHLPTGVYFVQIIGSNGACSIVKKFVKM from the coding sequence ATGAAAACAATTTACCTGATATTATTACTGGTTACAGTTTCCAATAATCTATATTCTAAAACACTTCAGGTTGGAGGAGGAAAAGAATATGCTACAATTCGTTTAGCAGCACTTCAGGCAGAAGCAGGTGATACGATTTTTGTATATGGCGGCGTACATCAGGGTGGTATGCTTATTAGTAAACTTCAGGGGACTGCCGACCTAAGAATTTTTATTATTGGCCAGCCGGATACAGAAGTAATAATTCGCGGTGGCGGAAATTCTATTCAATTCTCTGATGCTAAATATGTCGAAATTCAGGGACTAATCATAGAGAATCAAACCTCAAACGGAATGAATATAGATGATGGCGGCGATTACTCTACTCCTGCCGAATTTATCACTATATCAGATTGCATATTCAGAGATATTTCCGCCACGGGCAATAATGATTTATTGAAAATGTCAGGCGTGGACAATTTCATTATAAAAAGCTGCATTTTTGAGAACGGCTCAGCAGGTGGAAGTGGCGTAGATATGGTGGGTTGCCATAATGGTAAGATACAAAACTGTATATTTAAGAATATGGGTAGCAATGCCATCCAAGCCAAAGGAGGCACTCAATATATTGAAATTTATGCAAATTATTTTGAAAATTGCGGACAAAGAACTTTAAACCTCGGCGGTAGCACAGGACTTCAATATTTCAGACCAATTGATGCAAAATTTGAGGCAGCCGATTTGCAGGTTTATTCAAATATTTTCATTGGTTCGCTCGCCCCGATTGCTTATGTCGGCAGTGTCAGAGTAGATGTGATAAATAATACAATTATTAATCCTGAGCGCTGGGTCATCAGAATTTTACAGGAAACAGTAGATGAAAGCCGCTTTGAAAAATGCGGAAATAACAGATTTGAAAATAATATAATTTATTTTGGCAATATCAGCACAGAAACCAATGTCGGAACAAACACAGCACCTGAAACATTTACATTCAGAAATAATTATTGGTACAATCATCAAAATCCGAACTGGCAGGGACCTAATTTGCCGGCAACAGAAATAAATCAGGTCGTAGGCTTAGACCCATTTTTTGAAAACTTTACAAATAATGATTTCCGTCTTAAAGCTGCAAGTTCTGCCCGCTCATATATAACATACACAGGTATGCCGATTCAGGACTATTCGGGCAATAATTACCTGCAACCACGCTCAGCCGGCGCCTTTGAATTTAATGATAATACAGTAGTAAAAGAGAGCAAAGAATCATTGTTCGTTATAACGCCAAACCCCGCAAGTGATTTCATCACAATTCAATTACGCAACAAAGGGCTTCAGCCCTTTGCGGCAGATAGAGTGCAAATATTTGATATGCTTGGTTTGGAAGTCATATCCACCCCGTCTGCTTCGCAGCCACCCACAGGAGAGGGGAATTTAAGAATTGATGTATCTCATCTGCCCACGGGAGTGTATTTCGTACAAATTATTGGAAGCAATGGAGCTTGCTCCATTGTCAAGAAATTTGTGAAGATGTAA
- a CDS encoding TlpA family protein disulfide reductase: MLKKVFLALLLAGIYLSVVSCSDSKAESNSVKTPVYFINSVMPAQDGYMVDFKYKDGSKDRSLAELTKGKVVFLNFWGTWCGPCKKELPDIIEISKDLKNKDFIVIGVALERGTPEQAAKTVTEFGSGRGIDYVNFIGNQDITNAYGKIPAVPTTFIIDKNGKIVEKIVGARDKATFMASINRVLK; the protein is encoded by the coding sequence ATGTTAAAAAAAGTTTTTCTGGCATTACTATTAGCAGGTATTTATTTATCGGTAGTTTCATGCTCTGATTCTAAAGCAGAAAGCAATTCCGTCAAAACGCCGGTTTATTTTATTAATTCTGTTATGCCTGCTCAAGATGGCTATATGGTTGACTTTAAGTATAAAGATGGAAGTAAAGACCGCTCTTTAGCCGAGCTTACTAAAGGCAAAGTTGTATTTCTGAATTTCTGGGGTACCTGGTGCGGTCCATGTAAAAAAGAATTACCTGATATTATTGAAATCAGTAAAGATCTTAAGAATAAAGACTTCATCGTCATTGGAGTTGCTCTTGAAAGAGGTACACCTGAACAGGCTGCAAAAACTGTCACTGAATTTGGATCTGGGCGTGGTATTGATTATGTAAATTTCATTGGTAATCAGGATATTACTAATGCTTACGGTAAAATACCTGCTGTTCCAACAACATTTATCATAGATAAGAACGGTAAAATTGTTGAAAAAATCGTTGGTGCAAGAGATAAAGCTACTTTCATGGCATCAATTAACAGAGTTTTAAAATAA
- the ccsA gene encoding cytochrome c biogenesis protein CcsA, with protein sequence MLGKVLIYMTVAFSGISVLAYLFSDKKGRDNLLKLGVFSYYAMTFTVVAACIYLLSNILAHNFQFTYIWEYSSTELHDYFLVASFYSGQQGSFMLWMLMLTIIGLVINYRTARYGYQSLSMGIFTSIIFFLAVILIFKSPFDYVWETFAAENLEVGFMPVNGRGLNPILQNYWITIHPPILFIGYSMMAVPYTYALTALIKRDYKGWIDKVMPWTLFGAGILGLGIMMGGYWAYETLGWGGFWAWDPVENSSLIPWMIAVGFIHTLLVQRRTNGLVKTNIALGLLTFIFVVYATFLTRSGILGDTSVHSFVTPGAIVYNMLILFQVIYLGLGIFYMATRWKDMTAYVGKKAISFASKEYSVSLGAIVFLALAAIVIMGTSWPAVAELFGQEKVAVDISNYDKFGSIFAVIFLILNGISLYQRWNSGNISDIFGKLIIPTGASVVLVAVFYFMGLDNLNFILLTFAAFFSLITNLEYLIRNVKSNPKSLGAYIAHIGLVFLILGAVISGVYSSTKQVRLKTNETKSAFGYDFTFVGYNQIETEFKDREKFKYNIKIEKNGSSGMASPIVYWSDFNEKQSPFLEPGVYTKLEKDIYLSPKAIEAESDLPRVALRKDDKATIPLDTNLMVSVKSFVMDKNAAFSGNSVVLNTVVSIEHIDGTIFSDTLNSLLDATSWEAQPSWKKIADSEVEIAMTKLIRDVDNIHNTRAVLSFKEAGKPEPALVDVFTFDVSVKPFINLVWLGTLAVTAGFFLALYKYPTKNKKNIAEE encoded by the coding sequence ATGCTTGGAAAAGTATTGATATATATGACTGTTGCCTTTAGTGGAATCTCGGTCCTTGCATATCTGTTTTCTGATAAAAAAGGACGAGATAATCTACTTAAATTAGGCGTTTTTTCATACTATGCTATGACATTTACAGTTGTTGCGGCATGTATTTATCTTCTATCGAATATTTTAGCTCATAATTTCCAGTTTACATATATTTGGGAATATTCTTCTACTGAGCTACATGATTACTTCCTTGTTGCATCGTTTTATTCCGGTCAGCAGGGCTCATTTATGCTTTGGATGCTTATGCTTACTATTATCGGCTTGGTAATTAATTACCGAACAGCCCGATATGGTTATCAGTCGCTGTCTATGGGAATTTTCACATCCATCATATTTTTTCTTGCTGTTATTCTCATTTTCAAAAGTCCGTTTGACTATGTATGGGAAACGTTTGCAGCCGAAAACTTAGAGGTGGGTTTCATGCCTGTAAATGGACGCGGACTAAATCCTATTTTACAAAATTACTGGATAACAATTCATCCTCCGATTCTGTTTATCGGATATTCCATGATGGCTGTACCTTATACTTATGCCCTGACTGCATTAATCAAGCGTGATTACAAAGGATGGATAGATAAAGTTATGCCATGGACACTTTTTGGTGCAGGTATTCTTGGGCTTGGAATTATGATGGGCGGCTACTGGGCTTATGAAACACTCGGATGGGGCGGTTTCTGGGCTTGGGATCCGGTAGAAAATTCTTCACTTATTCCATGGATGATTGCTGTTGGATTCATTCATACTTTGTTAGTTCAAAGAAGAACCAACGGACTTGTTAAGACAAATATCGCATTAGGTCTCTTAACATTCATATTTGTTGTATATGCAACGTTCCTAACTCGAAGCGGAATTTTGGGAGATACTTCGGTTCACTCGTTTGTAACTCCGGGCGCTATTGTATATAATATGCTAATATTATTTCAGGTAATTTACCTTGGACTCGGCATATTTTATATGGCTACAAGATGGAAGGATATGACTGCTTATGTCGGCAAAAAGGCAATTTCATTTGCATCAAAAGAATACTCAGTATCTCTTGGTGCTATTGTATTCCTTGCACTCGCTGCAATTGTAATTATGGGGACATCATGGCCCGCAGTCGCTGAACTTTTTGGTCAGGAAAAAGTCGCTGTTGATATTTCAAATTATGATAAATTCGGAAGTATTTTTGCTGTTATATTTTTGATTCTAAATGGTATTTCCCTCTATCAAAGATGGAATTCAGGCAATATTTCTGATATTTTCGGCAAGTTAATTATACCGACAGGTGCTTCAGTAGTTTTGGTTGCTGTATTTTATTTTATGGGATTAGACAATCTGAATTTTATACTACTTACATTTGCTGCCTTTTTCTCCTTGATAACAAATCTTGAGTATTTGATTAGGAATGTCAAATCCAACCCAAAATCATTAGGTGCGTATATTGCACATATTGGATTGGTATTCTTGATTCTTGGTGCTGTAATTAGTGGGGTTTACTCATCTACTAAGCAAGTAAGACTAAAAACTAATGAAACTAAGTCCGCTTTTGGCTATGATTTTACTTTCGTTGGCTACAATCAAATCGAAACCGAATTTAAAGACCGTGAGAAGTTTAAATATAACATTAAAATCGAAAAGAATGGTAGTTCCGGTATGGCAAGCCCGATAGTTTACTGGAGTGATTTCAACGAAAAGCAATCGCCATTTCTTGAGCCGGGTGTTTATACGAAATTAGAAAAAGATATATATCTTTCTCCAAAGGCTATCGAAGCTGAAAGTGATCTTCCACGAGTTGCACTTCGTAAAGATGATAAAGCAACAATACCACTGGATACTAATTTGATGGTTTCGGTTAAAAGCTTTGTTATGGATAAAAACGCGGCATTCTCCGGAAATAGTGTAGTTCTCAATACTGTAGTTAGTATTGAACATATTGATGGTACTATATTTAGTGATACTTTGAATTCTCTGCTCGATGCTACATCATGGGAAGCCCAGCCAAGCTGGAAGAAAATTGCAGATTCTGAGGTGGAAATAGCTATGACGAAACTTATCCGAGATGTGGATAACATTCATAATACCAGAGCTGTACTAAGCTTCAAAGAAGCTGGTAAACCCGAACCGGCACTTGTTGATGTATTTACTTTTGATGTTTCAGTTAAGCCTTTTATCAACCTTGTATGGCTTGGTACACTTGCTGTGACAGCAGGATTTTTCTTGGCTCTTTACAAATATCCTACAAAGAATAAAAAAAATATTGCTGAAGAGTAA
- a CDS encoding cytochrome c maturation protein CcmE has protein sequence MNKKYIIGSVIGVVFVVVAYLSFDSSKIEYTDFEHAKESGKIVQVVGSWNKSENYHYDSDKNEFIFLMNDENGNSSHVRVEGAKPNNFDVAPMVVIKGKFEGDKFHAKEVLTKCPSKYEGQFDELKGASLYN, from the coding sequence ATGAATAAAAAATATATCATTGGCAGTGTTATCGGGGTAGTTTTCGTAGTTGTGGCTTATTTATCTTTTGATTCTTCAAAGATTGAATATACCGATTTTGAGCATGCTAAAGAGTCCGGTAAAATTGTACAAGTCGTGGGTTCATGGAATAAATCAGAGAATTATCATTATGATTCTGATAAGAATGAGTTCATTTTTTTAATGAACGACGAAAATGGCAACTCATCCCATGTAAGAGTAGAAGGTGCTAAACCAAATAATTTTGATGTTGCACCAATGGTTGTTATCAAAGGTAAGTTCGAAGGCGATAAATTTCACGCCAAAGAAGTGCTTACAAAATGCCCTTCAAAATATGAAGGACAGTTCGACGAGCTTAAGGGTGCATCCCTATATAACTGA
- the ccsA gene encoding cytochrome c biogenesis protein CcsA yields the protein MKEGYYESLNISINVRKDQFVYDEVNKFWIKGLGDADIKSGENLKYNRKLIIRSENLPEEFKAANKLVIKAKYNKDFDALEYIGTKFINPPFDYPFVPNLDERIKILNLHVPMAWIAVVAYLMSMIYAIMYLRTNDLKWDIYNASTASLGNLFAILATVTGMLWAKYNWGSYWNWDPRQTSIFILIMIYAAFFALRAAIDSEDRRAKLSSVYSIISFVTVPFLVFVLPRLATGLHPGSKDDVNAGPLVSAQPNALDTNMLWSFGLSLFAFTVIYFWILNMLMRTNKINHKIS from the coding sequence ATGAAAGAAGGCTATTACGAATCTTTGAATATATCCATAAATGTCCGCAAAGACCAGTTTGTTTATGATGAGGTCAATAAATTCTGGATTAAGGGGCTCGGAGATGCCGATATCAAATCGGGAGAAAATCTCAAATACAACCGAAAACTAATTATCAGGTCAGAAAATTTACCTGAAGAGTTTAAGGCAGCCAATAAGCTTGTGATTAAAGCGAAATATAACAAGGATTTTGATGCGCTCGAATATATAGGCACTAAGTTCATCAATCCGCCTTTTGATTATCCTTTTGTTCCGAATCTTGACGAAAGAATCAAAATTCTGAATCTCCATGTACCTATGGCTTGGATTGCAGTTGTTGCTTATCTGATGTCAATGATATATGCCATTATGTACCTACGAACAAATGACCTGAAATGGGACATTTATAATGCATCAACAGCCTCCCTTGGAAATCTTTTTGCAATTCTTGCTACTGTTACCGGTATGCTTTGGGCTAAATATAACTGGGGTAGCTACTGGAATTGGGACCCGCGTCAAACTTCAATATTCATATTGATTATGATTTATGCTGCATTTTTCGCACTTCGTGCTGCAATTGACAGCGAAGACCGTCGGGCAAAACTTTCGAGTGTTTATTCGATAATTTCGTTTGTCACAGTTCCATTTTTAGTGTTTGTTCTTCCAAGACTTGCAACAGGTTTGCATCCCGGCTCCAAAGATGATGTAAATGCAGGTCCGCTTGTTTCTGCTCAACCAAATGCACTTGATACAAATATGCTGTGGAGTTTTGGACTGTCATTATTTGCATTTACAGTAATATATTTCTGGATTCTCAACATGCTGATGAGAACCAATAAAATTAATCACAAAATATCATAA
- a CDS encoding CcmD family protein, giving the protein MEAFLHDNSLFVVLGIAIILWVGIAIYMFMLDSKISRLERQIVNSDEINLDENSNI; this is encoded by the coding sequence ATGGAAGCATTTTTGCACGATAATTCACTATTTGTTGTTTTGGGTATAGCTATAATTCTCTGGGTCGGAATAGCAATATATATGTTCATGCTTGATTCTAAAATTAGCAGGCTCGAGCGACAAATTGTGAATTCAGATGAAATAAACTTAGATGAAAATAGCAACATATAA